The following proteins are encoded in a genomic region of Catellatospora sp. TT07R-123:
- the otsB gene encoding trehalose-phosphatase, which yields MTLGTTVDLDRDGFDPALRSALTQLARVPQLLVACDYDGTLAPIVEDPAAAAPLPEAVAALRSLATLPQTTVAVVSGRALRDLAALSRLPSEVHLVGSHGSEFDVGFVQRLAPDQVELRTRLQHELERIAAAHPGVRLENKPASIAVHLRTASRPVASAITDAVRCGPAAWPGVHTTEGKEVLELSVLASHKGTAIDELRRQVSAGAVLFMGDDVTDENAFRSLSGKDVGVKVGSGETAAGYRVQDPLQAVRILGLLLDTRRNWLFGERAVPIERHSMLADGRTVALISPDARMSWLCHPRPDSAAIFADLLGGAPAGHFSVGPQRGGHPLGQRYRPSTMTIETRWSGLTVTDWLEGDSLMRRLSGNTVVRVEFAPRPEFGQVPVQLQALSDGLLVLGTSEHLSLYSPGVEWDVVDDGGHDTARAVIDLAKLGGETLLEMRMRSHDLTPHPRSIADRLESVEQPWREWAASLELPNGGEREVVLRSALTLRGLCHFEGGGVIAAATTSLPETLGGIRNWDYRFCWLRDGAMTVKALVDLGSLTEAEQFLRWVDGVVERTGGHPERLHPLYTVDGYELGPEAVIESLPGYAGSRPVRVGNAANKQLQLDVFGPVADVLMAVADRRGKIRHEEWRVMEAMVQAVSQRWHEPDHGIWEARLPPRHHVYSKVMSWMTVDRALKVLERHTNEERPEWAELRDRIAENVLHQGWHEGTKAYTVAYGFPEMDASSLWIGLSGLLADDDPRFLDTVLAVEAELRSGPVVYRYKWDDGMPGKEGGFHICTAWLIEAYLRTGRRADAQELYDQMMATAGPTGLLPEQYDPDLERGLGNHPQAYSHLGLIRCAQLLSQ from the coding sequence ATGACCCTGGGCACCACCGTCGATCTAGATCGCGACGGTTTCGACCCCGCCCTCCGCTCCGCCCTGACGCAGCTGGCCCGAGTGCCGCAGCTGCTGGTGGCGTGTGACTACGACGGCACGCTCGCGCCGATCGTGGAGGACCCGGCCGCGGCGGCGCCGCTACCGGAAGCGGTCGCCGCGCTGCGATCGCTGGCCACCCTGCCGCAGACCACCGTCGCGGTGGTCTCCGGCAGGGCCCTGCGGGATCTGGCCGCGCTGTCGCGGCTGCCCAGCGAGGTCCATCTGGTCGGCAGCCACGGCTCGGAGTTCGACGTCGGCTTCGTGCAGCGGCTGGCCCCCGACCAGGTCGAGCTGCGCACCCGCCTCCAGCACGAGCTGGAGCGCATCGCCGCGGCCCACCCGGGCGTACGGCTGGAGAACAAGCCGGCCAGCATCGCGGTGCACCTGCGCACCGCCTCCCGCCCGGTCGCCTCGGCGATCACCGACGCGGTGCGCTGCGGCCCGGCCGCCTGGCCCGGCGTGCACACCACCGAGGGCAAGGAGGTCCTCGAACTGTCGGTGCTCGCCTCGCACAAGGGCACGGCCATCGACGAGCTGCGCCGCCAGGTCTCGGCCGGCGCGGTGCTGTTCATGGGCGACGACGTCACCGACGAGAACGCGTTCCGCAGCCTGTCCGGCAAGGACGTGGGCGTGAAGGTGGGCTCGGGCGAGACCGCGGCGGGCTACCGGGTGCAGGACCCGCTGCAGGCGGTGCGCATCCTCGGGCTGCTGCTGGACACCCGGCGCAACTGGCTGTTCGGTGAGCGGGCGGTGCCGATCGAGCGCCACTCGATGCTGGCCGACGGCCGTACCGTGGCGCTGATCAGCCCGGACGCCCGGATGAGCTGGCTGTGCCACCCGCGCCCGGACTCGGCGGCGATCTTCGCCGACCTGCTCGGGGGCGCCCCGGCCGGCCACTTCAGCGTCGGCCCGCAGCGCGGCGGCCACCCGCTGGGCCAGCGCTACCGGCCCAGCACGATGACGATCGAGACCCGCTGGTCGGGCCTGACCGTCACCGACTGGCTGGAGGGCGACAGCCTGATGCGGCGGCTGAGCGGCAACACCGTGGTGCGGGTCGAGTTCGCGCCGCGGCCGGAGTTCGGCCAGGTGCCGGTGCAGCTCCAGGCGCTCAGCGACGGTCTGCTGGTGCTGGGCACCAGCGAGCACCTGAGCCTGTACTCCCCCGGCGTGGAGTGGGACGTGGTCGACGACGGCGGGCACGACACCGCCCGCGCCGTGATCGACCTGGCCAAGCTCGGCGGCGAGACGCTGCTCGAGATGCGGATGCGCAGCCACGACCTCACCCCGCACCCGCGCAGCATTGCCGACCGGCTGGAGTCGGTCGAGCAGCCGTGGCGCGAGTGGGCCGCCTCGCTGGAGCTGCCCAACGGCGGCGAGCGCGAGGTGGTGCTGCGCAGCGCGCTGACGCTGCGCGGGCTGTGCCACTTCGAGGGCGGCGGCGTCATCGCGGCGGCCACCACCTCGCTGCCGGAGACCCTCGGCGGCATCCGCAACTGGGACTACCGCTTCTGCTGGCTGCGCGACGGCGCGATGACGGTCAAGGCGCTGGTCGACCTGGGTTCGCTGACCGAGGCCGAGCAGTTCCTGCGCTGGGTCGACGGTGTGGTCGAGCGCACCGGCGGGCACCCGGAGCGGCTGCACCCGCTCTACACCGTCGACGGCTACGAGCTCGGCCCGGAGGCCGTGATCGAGAGCCTGCCCGGATACGCGGGCTCGCGCCCGGTCCGGGTCGGCAACGCCGCCAACAAGCAGCTCCAGCTCGACGTGTTCGGCCCGGTCGCCGACGTGCTGATGGCCGTCGCCGACCGGCGCGGCAAGATCCGCCACGAGGAGTGGCGGGTCATGGAGGCCATGGTGCAGGCGGTCAGCCAGCGCTGGCACGAGCCCGACCACGGCATCTGGGAGGCCCGCCTCCCACCGCGGCACCACGTGTACTCCAAGGTCATGTCCTGGATGACGGTGGACCGCGCGCTGAAGGTGCTGGAGCGCCACACCAACGAGGAGCGGCCCGAGTGGGCCGAGCTGCGTGACCGTATCGCCGAGAACGTGCTGCACCAGGGCTGGCACGAGGGTACGAAGGCGTACACGGTGGCGTACGGGTTCCCGGAGATGGACGCGTCCAGCCTGTGGATCGGCCTGTCGGGCCTGCTCGCCGACGACGACCCGCGCTTCCTGGACACGGTGCTCGCGGTCGAGGCCGAGCTGCGCTCGGGTCCGGTCGTCTACCGGTACAAGTGGGACGACGGCATGCCCGGCAAGGAGGGCGGCTTCCACATCTGCACGGCGTGGCTGATCGAGGCGTACCTGCGCACCGGCCGCCGCGCCGACGCCCAGGAGCTCTACGACCAGATGATGGCCACGGCCGGCCCGACCGGCCTGCTGCCCGAGCAGTACGACCCGGACCTGGAGCGCGGGCTGGGCAACCACCCGCAGGCGTACAGCCACCTGGGCCTGATCCGCTGCGCCCAGCTCCTGTCCCAGTAA
- the cobT gene encoding nicotinate-nucleotide--dimethylbenzimidazole phosphoribosyltransferase: MTSELLVLTIESVRPLDGPAIEQARRLQARLTKPAGSLGVLEELSERLAGLAGVCPPPLLAPAELAIFAGDHGVHAQGVTPWPQAVTAQMVGNFTAGGAAVNALARQTGVGVTVVDVGVAADLPPVKGLVSAKVRAGTRDMTVEPALTRAETVAALEVGIQIAHQLIDGGARILLTGDMGIANTTASAALIAAFTDRDPGLVTGYGTGIDAPTHLRKVEVIRKALALHGHLWQGDAARDPVAVLGAVGGLEHAALAGYILGAAARRVPVILDGVIAAAAALAAAALAPGSRDAMIAGHRSVEPGADVALTQLELAPLLDLGLRLGEGTGAVLAYPVVASAVRVLHEMATFDSIDIAPAP; the protein is encoded by the coding sequence GTGACGAGTGAGCTACTGGTGCTAACGATCGAGTCGGTGCGTCCGCTCGACGGCCCCGCGATCGAGCAGGCCCGCCGCCTGCAGGCCCGGCTGACCAAGCCCGCCGGCAGCCTCGGCGTGCTGGAGGAGCTGTCCGAGCGCCTGGCCGGCCTGGCCGGGGTCTGCCCGCCGCCGCTGCTCGCCCCGGCCGAGCTGGCGATCTTCGCGGGCGACCACGGCGTCCACGCCCAGGGCGTCACGCCGTGGCCGCAGGCGGTCACCGCGCAGATGGTCGGCAACTTCACCGCGGGCGGTGCCGCCGTCAACGCACTGGCCCGGCAGACCGGCGTCGGCGTCACCGTGGTCGACGTGGGCGTGGCCGCCGACCTGCCGCCCGTCAAAGGCCTGGTCTCCGCCAAGGTGCGCGCGGGCACCCGGGACATGACCGTCGAACCCGCGCTGACCCGGGCCGAGACCGTCGCGGCGCTGGAGGTCGGGATCCAGATCGCCCACCAGCTCATCGACGGCGGCGCCCGGATCCTGCTCACCGGGGACATGGGCATCGCCAACACCACCGCCTCGGCCGCGCTCATCGCGGCGTTCACCGACCGCGACCCCGGCCTGGTCACCGGCTACGGCACCGGCATCGACGCGCCCACCCACCTGCGCAAGGTCGAGGTCATCCGCAAGGCGCTCGCCCTGCACGGCCACCTCTGGCAGGGTGACGCGGCCCGCGACCCGGTCGCGGTGCTCGGCGCCGTCGGCGGCCTGGAGCACGCCGCGCTGGCCGGATACATCCTGGGCGCGGCGGCGCGGCGGGTGCCGGTCATCCTCGACGGCGTGATCGCGGCCGCGGCCGCGCTGGCCGCCGCGGCGCTCGCCCCCGGCAGCCGGGATGCGATGATCGCGGGGCACCGCTCGGTCGAGCCGGGTGCCGACGTCGCGCTCACGCAGCTGGAGTTGGCCCCGCTGCTCGACCTGGGCCTGCGACTGGGCGAGGGCACCGGCGCCGTGCTCGCCTATCCGGTGGTGGCCTCGGCGGTACGCGTACTGCACGAGATGGCCACCTTCGACAGCATCGACATCGCCCCCGCGCCCTGA
- the ettA gene encoding energy-dependent translational throttle protein EttA, with translation MAQFIYTLEKARKAHGDKVVLDNVTLNFLPGAKIGVVGPNGAGKSSLLRIMAGHDIPSNGDARLMPGYTVGMVAQEPRLDESLTVLENIELAVAGTKGKLARFNEIAELMATDYSDALMDEMGKLQEELDHSDAWDLDSKLEQAMDALRCPEPDLPVGPLSGGEKRRVALCKVLLEQPDLLLLDEPTNHLDAESVLWLEQHLAKYPGTVIAITHDRYFLDNVAQWILELDRGRAYPYEGNYSTYLEKKAQRLGVEGRKDAKMKKRLSEELEWVRSNAKARQTKSRARLDRYEEMAAEAEKTRKLDFEEIQIPPGGRLGNTVIEVKDLKKGFDERVLIENLSFSLPRNGIVGIIGPNGVGKTTLFKTIVGLEEPNEGSVKVGDTVKLSYVDQNRAGLDSGKSVWEVVSDGLDYLMVGKVEMPSRAYVAAFGFKGPDQQKPVNVLSGGERNRLNLALTLKIGGNVLLLDEPTNDLDVETLSSLENALLEFPGCAVVISHDRMFLDRVATHILAWEGTDEDESKWFWFEGNFEAYEKNKIDRLGAEAARPHRVTHRKLTRD, from the coding sequence GTGGCCCAGTTCATATACACGCTCGAAAAGGCGCGCAAGGCACACGGCGACAAGGTTGTGCTGGACAACGTCACGCTCAACTTCCTGCCCGGTGCCAAGATCGGCGTGGTCGGCCCCAACGGTGCGGGTAAGTCCAGCCTTCTGCGGATCATGGCTGGCCATGACATCCCCAGCAACGGCGACGCCCGGCTCATGCCCGGTTACACCGTCGGCATGGTGGCGCAGGAGCCCCGGCTGGACGAGTCGCTGACCGTGCTGGAGAACATCGAGCTCGCCGTGGCCGGCACCAAGGGCAAGCTCGCCCGGTTCAACGAGATCGCCGAGCTGATGGCGACCGACTACTCCGACGCGCTCATGGACGAGATGGGCAAGCTCCAGGAGGAGCTGGACCACTCCGACGCCTGGGACCTCGACTCCAAGCTCGAGCAGGCCATGGACGCGCTGCGCTGCCCGGAGCCCGACCTGCCGGTCGGCCCGCTGTCGGGCGGCGAGAAGCGCCGCGTGGCGCTGTGCAAGGTGCTGCTGGAGCAGCCCGACCTGCTGCTGCTGGACGAGCCCACCAACCACCTGGACGCCGAGAGCGTGCTGTGGCTGGAGCAGCACCTGGCCAAGTACCCGGGCACGGTCATCGCGATCACCCACGACCGCTACTTCCTCGACAACGTGGCGCAGTGGATCCTGGAGCTCGACCGCGGCCGGGCGTACCCGTACGAGGGCAACTACTCCACCTACCTGGAGAAGAAGGCGCAGCGGCTGGGCGTCGAGGGGCGCAAGGACGCCAAGATGAAGAAGCGGCTGTCCGAGGAGCTGGAGTGGGTCCGCTCCAACGCCAAGGCCCGCCAGACCAAGTCGCGGGCGCGTCTGGACCGCTACGAGGAGATGGCGGCCGAGGCGGAGAAGACCCGCAAGCTCGACTTCGAGGAGATCCAGATCCCGCCGGGCGGGCGTCTGGGTAACACCGTCATCGAGGTCAAGGACCTGAAGAAGGGCTTCGACGAGCGGGTCCTGATCGAGAACCTGTCGTTCTCGCTGCCGCGCAACGGCATCGTGGGAATCATCGGTCCGAACGGTGTCGGAAAGACGACTCTGTTCAAGACCATCGTCGGCCTGGAGGAGCCCAACGAGGGCTCTGTCAAGGTCGGGGACACCGTCAAGCTGTCCTATGTGGACCAGAACCGGGCCGGTCTGGACAGTGGCAAGTCGGTCTGGGAGGTCGTCTCCGACGGCCTGGACTACCTGATGGTCGGCAAGGTCGAGATGCCGTCGCGGGCGTACGTCGCCGCGTTCGGTTTCAAGGGCCCGGACCAGCAGAAGCCGGTCAACGTGCTGTCCGGTGGCGAGCGCAACCGCCTCAACCTGGCGCTCACCCTCAAGATCGGCGGCAACGTGCTGCTGCTCGACGAGCCCACCAACGACCTGGACGTCGAGACCCTGTCGAGCCTGGAGAACGCGCTGCTGGAGTTCCCCGGCTGCGCCGTGGTCATCTCCCACGACCGCATGTTCCTCGACCGCGTCGCCACCCACATCCTCGCGTGGGAGGGCACCGACGAGGACGAGTCGAAGTGGTTCTGGTTCGAGGGCAACTTCGAGGCGTACGAGAAGAACAAGATCGACCGCCTCGGCGCCGAGGCCGCCCGTCCGCACCGGGTCACGCACCGCAAGCTGACCCGCGACTGA
- a CDS encoding transglycosylase domain-containing protein — translation MRSGLIAGVVVAAVTYPLAAVGGLGVKAGADFYDSLPSQLETVPPAQTSYVYAADGKTLITLFYEEHRKYAPIADISETIQRAIVASEDGRFYQHNGVDAKGIARAFVANHTAGEVSQGASTLTMQYVRMALRDGAQTPSEVMAATEQTSLRKIREARLAIKLEQQMSKTDILERYLNVAYFGHRAYGIFAASQIFFSKLPKDLTLAEAATLAGLVKAPSAYDPAGTDRTAATQRRNYVIDRMKELGYITAEAAEQTKQEPIKLKITDPPNDCTSVSQGHNSWGFFCDMFKNWWISQPAFGANPGEREDNLRRGGYKIVTSLDPNVQDIAMGHVTKRQPIGSSYALGEVVVQPGTGLVKAMAVNRNYSLDQAGNGTHTDPTKAGKIKGNYPNTVNPLLGGGNLPGYQAGSTFKIFTMVAALDAGLKMNTWFYAPHRYRSIYFAGWGERGSCGGGHWCPSNASGAMTGKHAMWSGFGKSVNTYFVQLEQKVGADKAVRMAERLGLHWRTDIDKLQASPAKSKTWGSFTLGVADTTPLEMANAYATMAAEGKYCEALPVIGITNPDGSPAMMTVKGQQVPVATPRCRQEVTKAVARAATDAMRCVTGYGAAKGSCGNWSTAPGVYGVVKRPVAGKTGTTDDTRAAWFVGFTKELAAASFMADPDNPFHVTGDWNSWKPVETVSYTLRDSLEGKPVKQFTPPPDSIIGSK, via the coding sequence ATGCGCTCCGGGCTGATCGCGGGCGTCGTCGTCGCCGCGGTCACCTATCCACTGGCCGCGGTGGGCGGCCTCGGCGTCAAGGCGGGCGCCGATTTCTACGACTCCCTGCCGTCGCAGCTCGAAACCGTGCCGCCGGCGCAGACGAGCTACGTGTACGCCGCGGACGGCAAGACCCTGATCACGCTCTTCTACGAGGAGCACCGCAAGTACGCCCCGATCGCCGACATCTCGGAGACCATCCAGCGGGCGATCGTCGCCAGTGAGGACGGGCGCTTCTACCAGCACAACGGCGTCGACGCGAAGGGCATCGCGCGCGCGTTCGTGGCCAACCACACCGCGGGCGAGGTCTCGCAGGGCGCCTCGACGCTGACGATGCAGTACGTGCGGATGGCGCTGCGCGACGGCGCGCAGACCCCCAGCGAGGTCATGGCGGCGACCGAGCAGACCAGCCTCCGCAAGATCCGTGAGGCGCGCCTCGCGATCAAGCTGGAGCAGCAGATGTCGAAGACCGACATCCTGGAGCGCTACCTCAACGTGGCCTACTTCGGCCACCGCGCGTACGGCATCTTCGCCGCGTCGCAGATCTTCTTCTCCAAGCTGCCCAAGGACCTCACCCTGGCCGAGGCGGCGACCCTGGCGGGCCTGGTCAAGGCGCCCTCGGCGTACGACCCGGCGGGCACCGACCGCACCGCGGCGACCCAGCGGCGCAACTACGTGATCGACCGGATGAAGGAGCTCGGCTACATCACGGCCGAGGCGGCCGAGCAGACCAAGCAGGAGCCGATCAAGCTCAAGATCACCGACCCGCCGAACGACTGCACCTCGGTGTCGCAGGGCCACAACAGCTGGGGCTTCTTCTGCGACATGTTCAAGAACTGGTGGATCTCGCAGCCCGCGTTCGGGGCCAACCCCGGTGAGCGCGAGGACAACCTGCGCCGCGGCGGCTACAAGATCGTGACGTCGCTGGACCCCAACGTCCAGGACATCGCGATGGGCCACGTGACCAAGCGGCAGCCCATCGGCAGCTCGTACGCGCTCGGCGAGGTCGTGGTGCAGCCCGGCACCGGGCTGGTCAAGGCGATGGCGGTCAACCGCAACTACTCGCTGGACCAGGCGGGCAACGGCACGCACACCGACCCGACCAAGGCCGGGAAGATCAAGGGCAACTACCCGAACACGGTGAACCCGCTGCTGGGCGGCGGCAACCTGCCCGGCTACCAGGCCGGTTCGACGTTCAAGATCTTCACGATGGTGGCGGCCCTGGACGCGGGCCTGAAGATGAACACCTGGTTCTACGCCCCGCACCGCTACCGGTCCATCTACTTCGCGGGCTGGGGCGAGCGCGGCTCCTGCGGCGGCGGCCACTGGTGCCCGTCCAACGCCAGCGGCGCGATGACCGGCAAGCACGCGATGTGGTCGGGCTTCGGCAAGTCGGTCAACACCTACTTCGTACAGCTGGAGCAGAAGGTCGGCGCCGACAAGGCGGTACGCATGGCCGAGCGGCTGGGCCTGCACTGGCGCACCGACATCGACAAGCTCCAGGCGTCCCCGGCCAAGTCCAAGACCTGGGGCTCGTTCACCCTCGGCGTCGCCGACACCACCCCGCTGGAGATGGCCAACGCTTACGCGACCATGGCCGCCGAGGGCAAGTACTGCGAGGCGCTGCCGGTCATCGGGATCACCAACCCCGACGGCAGCCCGGCGATGATGACCGTCAAGGGCCAGCAGGTGCCGGTCGCGACGCCCCGCTGCCGCCAGGAGGTCACCAAGGCCGTGGCCCGTGCCGCCACCGACGCCATGCGCTGCGTCACCGGCTACGGCGCGGCCAAGGGCTCGTGCGGCAACTGGTCCACCGCCCCCGGCGTGTACGGCGTGGTCAAGCGGCCGGTGGCGGGCAAGACGGGCACCACCGACGACACGCGCGCGGCCTGGTTCGTCGGCTTCACCAAGGAGCTGGCCGCGGCGAGCTTCATGGCCGATCCGGACAACCCGTTCCACGTGACCGGCGACTGGAACTCCTGGAAGCCCGTCGAGACCGTCTCGTACACGCTGCGCGACTCCCTGGAGGGCAAGCCGGTCAAGCAGTTCACCCCGCCGCCGGACTCGATCATCGGCAGCAAGTAG
- a CDS encoding thioesterase family protein, with translation MRFTYHCALRWSDLDAYGHVNNARFLTLYEEARVAMMFVGARDAGVTSFEEGIVVARHEVDYLRPVDYGDPVRIELWVDDLKASRFTICYELFDGDLLASRARTVLVPYDLERRRPRRLTESEQSFLKPWLVS, from the coding sequence ATGAGGTTCACCTACCACTGCGCGCTGCGCTGGTCCGATCTTGACGCGTACGGGCACGTCAACAACGCGCGCTTCCTCACCCTGTACGAGGAGGCCCGCGTCGCGATGATGTTCGTCGGCGCCCGCGACGCGGGGGTCACCTCCTTCGAGGAGGGGATCGTGGTCGCCCGGCACGAGGTGGATTACCTGCGCCCGGTCGACTACGGCGACCCGGTGCGCATCGAGCTGTGGGTCGACGACCTCAAGGCGTCGCGCTTCACCATCTGCTACGAGCTGTTCGACGGGGACCTGCTGGCCAGCCGGGCCCGCACCGTGCTGGTGCCGTACGACCTCGAACGCCGCCGTCCGCGCCGGCTCACCGAGTCCGAGCAGTCCTTCCTCAAGCCGTGGCTGGTCAGTTGA
- a CDS encoding trehalose-6-phosphate synthase: protein MVDRSPFVVVANRLPVDEIPNDTPGGRVTGTGDQQRRWRRSPGGLVTALHPVLVEHHGTWIGWAGTPGDVAPEPFELDGINIHPVPLSEDDLERYYEGQSNATIWPLYHDNVEPPVFRRRWREAYRVVNRRYAEAAAAVAAPGATVWVQDYQLQLVPAMLRELRPDLKIGFFLHIPFPPIELFMQLPQRAEVLRGLLGADLVGFQQRLAAQNFLRLAKHLLGTPYHGNVIEYEGRQVKADAFPISIDVGEMERLADNPLVRERAKQIRAELGDPKTVILGVDRLDYTKGIEHRLKAFRELLAAGKLTVPESVMVQVATPSRERVEHYQALRIKVEREVGRINGDFGRVGVPAVHYLHQSYSRSELAALYCAADVMMVTPLRDGMNLVAKEYVAARLDHGGALVLSEFAGAAGEMRQAFLCNPHDLDAVKDALMRAVTVDQHEARRRIGVMQRHLRRHDVARWASDFLTELGATS, encoded by the coding sequence ATGGTGGATCGCAGCCCGTTTGTCGTGGTTGCCAACCGGCTCCCTGTGGACGAGATCCCGAACGACACCCCCGGCGGCCGGGTAACCGGCACCGGGGATCAGCAGCGCCGGTGGCGACGCAGCCCCGGCGGACTCGTGACCGCCCTGCACCCTGTGCTCGTCGAGCACCACGGCACCTGGATCGGCTGGGCCGGCACCCCCGGCGACGTCGCCCCGGAGCCGTTCGAGCTGGACGGGATCAACATCCACCCCGTGCCGCTGTCGGAGGACGACCTCGAGCGGTACTACGAGGGGCAGTCCAACGCCACCATCTGGCCGCTCTACCACGACAACGTCGAACCCCCGGTGTTCCGGCGGCGCTGGCGTGAGGCCTACCGGGTGGTCAACCGCCGGTACGCGGAGGCGGCCGCGGCCGTCGCCGCCCCGGGCGCCACGGTCTGGGTGCAGGACTACCAGCTCCAGCTGGTGCCCGCGATGCTGCGGGAGCTGCGCCCCGACCTCAAGATCGGGTTCTTCCTGCACATCCCGTTCCCCCCGATCGAGCTGTTCATGCAGCTGCCGCAGCGGGCCGAGGTGCTGCGGGGCCTGCTCGGCGCCGACCTGGTCGGCTTCCAGCAGCGGCTGGCGGCGCAGAACTTCCTCCGGCTGGCCAAGCACCTGCTCGGCACGCCGTACCACGGCAACGTGATCGAGTACGAGGGCCGCCAGGTCAAGGCGGACGCGTTCCCGATCAGCATCGACGTCGGCGAGATGGAACGGCTCGCCGACAACCCGCTGGTGCGGGAGCGGGCCAAGCAGATCCGCGCCGAACTGGGCGACCCGAAGACGGTCATCCTCGGCGTGGACCGGCTCGACTACACCAAGGGCATCGAACACCGGCTCAAGGCGTTCCGGGAGCTGCTCGCCGCGGGCAAGCTCACCGTGCCCGAGTCGGTCATGGTGCAGGTCGCCACGCCCAGCCGCGAGCGCGTAGAGCACTACCAGGCGCTGCGCATCAAGGTGGAGCGGGAGGTGGGCCGGATCAACGGTGATTTCGGCCGTGTCGGCGTGCCTGCCGTGCATTACCTGCACCAGTCGTACAGTCGCAGTGAGCTGGCCGCACTGTACTGCGCGGCCGACGTGATGATGGTGACTCCGCTGCGGGACGGCATGAACCTGGTGGCCAAGGAGTATGTCGCAGCCCGCCTCGACCACGGTGGGGCGCTCGTGCTGAGCGAGTTCGCCGGGGCTGCGGGCGAGATGCGGCAGGCGTTCCTGTGCAACCCGCACGACTTGGACGCGGTCAAGGATGCCCTGATGCGGGCGGTCACCGTCGACCAGCACGAGGCCCGGCGCCGGATAGGCGTCATGCAACGGCATCTGCGCCGACATGACGTGGCGCGCTGGGCATCCGACTTCCTGACCGAACTGGGAGCCACATCATGA
- the cobA gene encoding uroporphyrinogen-III C-methyltransferase, whose product MSELYPLGLRLDGLPVLVVGGGAVATRRVPALLAAGAQVRLVAPELTPALRGLADAGRLDWAERAFTEDDVEGVWLVQVAVDDPEAAQRVSAAAAARRVFCVRADDRHAATAWTPAVARHGTVTVAVLAGGEPKKAVSVRDRVAGLLATDAETVSESYRGSVALVGGGPGDPELITVKGRRLLAAADVVVADRLAPGLLLDELRPEVELVDVAKLPYGPAAQQEEINRILVEGARDGKFVVRLKGGDPYVFGRGGEEVLACAEAGVPVTVVPGVTSAISVPAAAGVPVTHRRVAHEFTVVSGHIPPDHPDSLVDWPALGRMRGTLVLLMGLKNLPAITATLLAHGRAADTPAAIVQEGTTTHQQAVRGTLAELPSLAEGFRPPAIVVVGDVVGVLPA is encoded by the coding sequence GTGTCGGAGTTGTACCCGTTGGGACTGCGGTTGGACGGGCTGCCGGTGCTGGTCGTCGGCGGCGGCGCGGTCGCCACGCGGCGCGTGCCCGCGCTGCTGGCGGCCGGGGCGCAGGTGCGGCTGGTCGCGCCGGAGCTGACCCCGGCGCTGCGCGGCCTGGCCGACGCCGGGCGCCTGGACTGGGCCGAGCGCGCCTTCACCGAGGACGACGTCGAGGGCGTGTGGCTGGTCCAGGTCGCCGTCGACGACCCGGAAGCGGCCCAGCGGGTGTCGGCCGCCGCGGCGGCGCGGCGCGTCTTCTGCGTACGGGCTGACGACCGGCACGCCGCCACCGCGTGGACCCCGGCCGTGGCCCGGCACGGCACCGTCACCGTGGCGGTGCTGGCCGGGGGCGAGCCGAAGAAGGCGGTGTCCGTGCGCGACCGGGTGGCCGGGCTGCTGGCCACCGACGCCGAGACCGTGTCGGAGTCGTACCGCGGAAGTGTCGCCCTGGTCGGCGGCGGTCCCGGCGACCCGGAGCTGATCACCGTCAAGGGCCGCCGCCTGCTGGCCGCCGCCGACGTGGTGGTCGCCGACCGGCTGGCCCCCGGGCTGCTGCTGGACGAGCTGCGCCCCGAGGTGGAGCTCGTCGACGTCGCGAAGCTGCCCTACGGCCCGGCCGCGCAGCAGGAGGAGATCAACCGCATCCTCGTCGAGGGCGCCAGGGACGGGAAGTTCGTGGTGCGGCTCAAGGGCGGCGACCCGTACGTCTTCGGCCGCGGCGGCGAGGAGGTGCTGGCCTGCGCCGAGGCGGGCGTGCCGGTGACCGTGGTGCCCGGCGTGACCAGCGCGATCTCGGTCCCGGCGGCGGCCGGGGTGCCGGTCACCCACCGCCGGGTGGCGCACGAGTTCACCGTGGTCAGCGGGCACATCCCGCCGGACCACCCGGACTCTCTGGTCGACTGGCCCGCGCTCGGCCGGATGCGCGGCACGCTGGTGCTGCTGATGGGGCTGAAGAACCTGCCCGCGATCACCGCGACGCTGCTGGCCCACGGGCGCGCCGCCGACACCCCGGCCGCGATCGTGCAGGAGGGCACCACGACCCACCAGCAGGCCGTACGCGGGACGCTGGCCGAGCTGCCGAGCCTGGCCGAGGGCTTCCGCCCGCCCGCGATCGTCGTCGTCGGCGACGTCGTCGGCGTCCTGCCCGCCTGA